From a single Anaerolineales bacterium genomic region:
- the def gene encoding peptide deformylase gives MALRQIVYLPEPILRRKAKPVTKFDKDLQTLIDDMIETMRDAPGVGLAAPQVNIPLQLTVIEYAEGEDEEENEGKELKKKLFVLVNPEIVKVSEEKVMGVEGCLSIPGLIGEVERHETIQVKALNRHGQPAKHKVSGWMARIFQHEIDHLHGVLYTDKAVRVWKPQEDDETPLD, from the coding sequence ATGGCATTGAGACAGATCGTATATTTGCCCGAACCGATCCTTCGGCGCAAAGCAAAACCCGTGACCAAATTCGATAAAGACCTGCAAACCCTGATCGACGACATGATCGAGACGATGCGCGATGCGCCGGGCGTCGGTCTTGCCGCGCCGCAAGTGAACATTCCGCTGCAATTGACGGTCATTGAATATGCCGAAGGCGAAGACGAAGAAGAGAACGAGGGGAAGGAATTGAAGAAGAAACTCTTTGTGCTGGTCAACCCCGAGATCGTAAAGGTCTCCGAGGAGAAAGTGATGGGCGTGGAAGGCTGTCTTTCCATCCCCGGGCTGATCGGCGAAGTGGAGCGGCATGAGACCATTCAGGTCAAGGCGCTGAACCGCCACGGACAACCCGCCAAGCACAAGGTCAGCGGATGGATGGCGCGCATCTTCCAGCACGAGATCGACCATCTGCACGGCGTCCTGTATACGGACAAAGCCGTCCGCGTGTGGAAACCGCAGGAAGACGACGAAACCCCGCTGGATTAA